TGGTTCGTGTGCCGCGCGTGGAGACGCCCGTGACGACAGCATCAGCGCCCCGTTTCATTGCGGCCACAATCTTGGCGTCCTCCGCTTCGTTTTCTGGCCAGGCCCATTCACCGTCAGTAAAGAGACCAAATTCGCTCCCACCGATGCTGATATTCACCTTGGACCCACTGGCGAACGGGTACCCTCCATTGAAAGTTACCTGCGCATTCGCGTTCGCGGCCGGGCGATAGAGCACCATCAACAGGATGTCACCGCGCGTCACAGCAACGACCCGACCATCACGCGTGTTCACAGTCTCGTCAGGGACTGCAACACCCCAGCATTCCTTGGGATCTGTGTCCTCAAAAACGCTCCAGTCTGTTTTTTCGGCAACGAGGTTGCTGCTTTGCTCCTGGGCTTGTGCCGTCAGTCCTGCAAGCGCCAGCGCCGAAATCAATCCCACAAAAAATCCGTAAATACGCATATCTAACAGCCTCCAGCCGTCCTTAGCCTCAATAATCCTGTGATCCGCCTGGCGCGCCTTTTTCGGTGCGCTCTCTTGCATGACCAGTTAATCTTCTCGACAACTGGCATAGTAACGCAAAATCCGCGACCCACGAAAGAGCGATTAGCAGGTTTTTGCCAGAATATTGAGGGATAAAATGACGCAAGCCGCTTCAATGGTCGAAATATGGCGCGGGGACTTTCTGGAAAGTGCGCATTCCGGCCATGCCGTGATCTGTGATGCATCTGGTGACATCGTTCAGGCATGGGGTGATCCGGAGCAGATCGTATTACCACGCAGTTCGTCCAAGATGATTCAGGCGATACCGCTGATCGCATCGGGTGCCGCGGATCAAGCACGCCTGACAACACAACATCTTGCTCTGGCTTGCGCGTCGCACAATGGGGCCGCAATCCATACAGAGCGCGTTGACGCGTGGTTGAAGGCGATTGATTTGAAGGATGATGCACTAAGGTGTGGACCGCAGATACCCGATGACCGGGCTGCGCGCGAAAAACTGATCTGCGATCACGAGAGTCCCTGTCAACGCCACAACAATTGTTCAGGCAAACATACTGGATTTTTGACTCTGGCCAAACACCTTGGTGCCGGCCCTGAATACATTGATCCTGACCATCCAGTGCAACGGGCTTGTCTGGAGGTATTTGAGGCCTGTACGCAAGAGACATCACCCGGCTATGGCATTGACGGCTGCTCAGCGCCAAACTATGCCGCAACCCTTCATGGTACCGCGCGAGCCATGGCGCATTTTGCATCGGCGCCCGCTGACAGCCCTGAGGCGCGACTGCATGAAGCTATGCGTCTGCATCCTGATCTCGTTGCGGGAGAAGGACGCGCATGTACCGAATTAATGCGCGCGATGAACGGAAAGGTAGCCATCAAGACTGGCGCAGAGGGGGTTTTCATCGCCATCCTACCGGAACAGAAATTGGGTCTGGCTCTTAAGATCCTCGATGGGACCACGCGTGCATCAGAATGTGCCGTTGCGGCCATTCTGGTCAAACTGGGTGTTTTAGAACCTGATCACCCAGCGACGCGCAAGCGGCTCAACGCTCCGATCACAAACCGGCGCGACATCCAAACGGGCTGGGTCAGACCTGCGGCAGATCTGGCATGAGGCGGGATCGATTCTAGCGATGTTGCCGTCACGCGGCCACGAAATCGCTTTTCGGATAACCTTGCAGATACAACAGAGCCGTCAGATCCCCGTGATTGATGCGCAGGTCGCACTGCGCAGCAACAGTAGATTTGGCATGCAGCGCCACACCCATACCTGCCTGTTTCAACATACCAAGATCGTTGGCACCATCCCCTACTGCAAGTACTTCCTTGTCTGAAAAACCAAGGCGCATTGTGATCTCCTGCAAAGCATCGACCTTGGCCTGTTTGCCCAGTATCGGCATGCCGACTGTACCGCTCAGAATGCTGCCTTCAGACAGAAGCGTGTTGGCGCGATCCTCGTCAAATCCCAGCTTTGCGGCTACTGCCTTCGTGAAATCCGTAAACCCCCCCGATACCAACGCCGCATAGGCACCGTTTGCTTTCATAGTGGCCAAAAGCACGTCGCCGCCGGGCATGTAAGTGATGCGTTCGTTCAAAACTTTCTCAATCGTTGTGACCGGTAAGCCCGCCAGAAGGCCAACACGTGCCTTCAATGCCTCTTCGAAATCCAATTCACCGTTCATCGCGCGCGCAGTGATGTCTTTGACTTTGCTTCCAATACCGGCCTCATCGGCCAACTCATCGATGCACTCTTGTTCAATCATGGTACTGTCCATGTCCGCCAAAAGCATCCTTTTGCGACGGTTTTGAGCGGGAATCACCGCAAGATCGACACCTTGTTCTTGAAGGTCTTGCCATACATTCCAACGATTTTCGGGAATATGACCAAGTGCGAATTCTGCGGCTTCTCCTGGGGCAAGCCAAACCGCCTCAGTGCCACCCCAAGCACTGCGCAAAGCCTCAACCAGAACAGGATCAAGATTTCGAAGGGAAGGTGCCGTCAACAAAGTGGCAATATACATTTGCGTAGTTTCCGATCGGCTCTTGTGTGTCGCAAAAAGATGTATTTGCGGCGTTCTAGCCGCGTTTTAGCCATTGCACCAGACCATGACCCACCATAAACCCGACGATGGGACACCCTTCCCCAACGAAGGGCGCTTATCTGGAAGGATAGCATCAATGGCTATACAACAATCGACGTCGCACGCTGGCGTGCGCAAACCAATTACGCGACCTCAAAACCCGCGTTTTTCATCCGGCCCCTGCGCCAAACCCCCCTCTCATGATCTGTCAAAGCTGGCATCCGCGCCACTGGGGCGTTCTCACCGCGCAGCTCCAGGCAAAGCCAAATTGCTGCAGGCAATTGAAACAACGAGAGAAATCCTTGGTGTTCCAGCGGAGTATCGCATTGGCATTGTGCCAGCTTCCGATACGGGCGCCTTTGAGATGGCCATGTGGTCGCTTTTGGGGGAACGCCCAGCGCAGATGGTGGCTTGGGAAAGCTTCGGCGCGGGTTGGGTTACCGATGTAGCCAAACAGCTGAAAATTGAACACACCGTTCATACGGCAGAATACGGCGAAATCGTCGAAATGACGGCGTTGAATTACGACAATGATGTCTGCTTTACTTGGAACGGCACGACCTCCGGAGTGCGTCTGCCATCGGGCGACGTCATACCAACGGACCGCAAAGGGCTGACGCTTTGTGATGCAACCTCCGCAGCATTTGCTGTGGATCTGCCGTGGGACAAATTAGATGTCACGACCTTCAGCTGGCAAAAAGTACTCGGGGGAGAGGCCGCGCATGGCATGCTTATCTTGTCTCCGCGCGCAGTCGAGCGCCTGGAAAGCTATACGCCCACATGGCCGCTGCCCAAAATCTTTCGCCTGACCAAAGGTGGCAAGCTTATTGAGGGCATTTTCAAGGGTGAAACCATTAATACGCCGTCGATGCTCTGCGTTGAAGATTACTTGCAAGCACTCGATTGGGCCAAATCTGTTGGTGGTCTGCGAGGTTTGATAGCCCGTGCTGATGCCAATACGGCCGCAATTGGGTCTTTTGTCGAAGATCATGATTGGATCGATTTTCTTGCCATCGATCCCGCGACGCATTCGAACACATCGGTTTGCCTCAAATTCACCAATGCGCAGATCGAGGACGGGGCCGCATTTGCCAAAGCTGTGGCAAAACGGCTCGCGGATGAAGGTGTTGCGCTCGACATCGGCGCTTACCGCGATGCACCTGCAGGCCTGCGCATCTGGTGTGGAGGAACGGTCGAAACCCAAGACATCGAAGCAATGTTGCCTTGGCTCGCCTGGGCTTTCGAATCCGAAATCGCATCCTGAAATTACAAGGGACCTGAAGCCCGTCTTATCCGCCTTCCCGTAGGGTGGGCTTCAGGCCACCGCTCCCAACACATATCAAAGGACCAGAACATGGCCCCCATAGTACTCATCTCCGACAAACTCTCCGAAGCGGCCGTACAGATCTTCCGTGACCGCGGTATTGATGTCGATTTCCAACCCGAAATCGGCAAGGATAAGGAAAAACTGGCCGCCATTATCGGGGACTATGACGGCCTGGCGATCCGGTCGGCCACCAAAGTCACCCAAAAAATCATTGATGCGGCAACCAACCTTAAGGTCATCGGCCGTGCAGGCATTGGCACCGACAATATCGACAAGGACGCTGCATCGAAAAAGGGCGTGATCGTCATGAACACGCCTTTCGGCAACATGATCACAACGGCGGAACACGCGATTGCGATGATGTTTGCCGTCGCGCGCCAGATCCCGGAGGCCTCCGCGTCCACCCACGCCGGTAAGTGGGAAAAATCCAAATTCATGGGTGTTGAACTCACCGGTAAAACACTGGGCGTCATTGGTGCCGGCAACATTGGCGGTATCGTTTGTGACCGCGCCCGTGCACTGAAAATGAAAGTTCTGGCTTATGATCCGTTTTTAGGTGACGAAAAAGCTAAGAAAATGGGCGTTGAAAAGGTTGAGCTCGATGGCCTTTTGAGCCGTGCTGATTTCATCACGTTACATGTGCCAATTACGGAGCAAACCGCGAATATCCTGAGTGCTGAGGCCATTGCCAAAACCAAACCCGGCGTGCGCATCATCAATTGCGCGCGGGGTGGATTGGTTGACGAAGACGCGCTCGCAGAAGCCCTGAAATCGGGCCATGTGGCCGGTGCCGCCTTTGATGTTTTTGCCAAGGAGCCTGCCAACGAAAACCCTCTGTTTCACTTGCCAAATGTTGTGTGTACGCCGCATTTGGGGGCCGCAACGACAGAAGCGCAGGAAAACGTGGCCCTTCAGGTGGCGGATCAGATGTCGGATTACCTGTTGACTGGCGCCGTGACCAACGCGCTGAACATGCCATCCGTCACCGCCGAAGAGGCCAAGGTCATGGGACCTTGGGTGAAACTGTCCGGGCATCTGGGCAGTTTCATTGGCCAAATGACCGATGAACCAATAAAAGCCATCAATATCCTGTATGACGGCGCCGTGGCCGAAATGAACCTGGAGGCGCTCAATTGCAGCGTAATCGCCGGTATCATGAAAATGGTAAATCCGGATGTGAACATGGTATCAGCGCCGTTTATCGCAAAAGAACGTGGCATCCAAATCTCCACAACCAATCAGGACAAATCCGGCGCTTTCGATGGCTATGTCAAGGTGACGGTGGTAACGGCCAAGCGCGAGCGATCAGTGGCTGGGACGGTTTTTTCTGATGACAAACCCCGTTTCATTCAGATCAAAGGCATCAATATAGACGCCGAAATCGGTGAGCATATGTTGTATACCACCAACGAGGATGTGCCGGGTATCATTGGCACACTCGGTCAGACGATGGGCGATAATGGCGTCAATATTGCCAACTTTACCCTTGGTCGCAATGTGGCGGGCGGCGAGGCGATTGCATTACTTTATGTGGATGACGCCGTTCCCGCGGAAGCGCGCGCGAAACTCGCCGAAACCGGTATGTTTACACAGATCAAACCGCTGCAATTTGACGTGGCGTGAGTCTCTGTTATCTGCTTCGGAGTGCTGCCCGATCATGGGCGGCACTTGGATTTTGGAAGGTCCGATATGCGCACACCGATCTACGCCATCGGCGATATTCATGGTCAGATTGACGAACTTCACCGAGTCCTGGGGCTGATCGAAGCGGACGGTGGCCCGGATGCTAAAGTTGTTTTTGTTGGCGATTATGTGGATCGTGGGGAAAACAGCCGCGCGGTGTTGCAGTTTTTGATCGATGCGCAGAAAGCCAGATGTAACTGGGTCATGATCAAGGGAAATCATGACCGTTACCTTGAGCGTTTTCTGGATGACATGACGATCCTCGACCCAGCCACCCGGCCGGATCTTTTTTGGTTTAACCCCCGTTTAGGGGGCGACAAGACGATGGCCTCCTATGGGGTAGTAGCGAAAGAAGGAATGCCTGTTGATCTCATCCATGCCGCTGCCATCAAAGCGGTTCCGCAAGACCATCGAGACTTTCTGGCGGCGTTGCCATTAATGCACAAGACGGATGATCTGTTGTTTGTTCATGCTGGTATTCGACCGAAGGTGCCGTTGGACAAACAGGTTGAAGAAGACCTGATCTGGATCAGGCAACCATTTCTGGATTATCACCGATCACACGGACCGCTGGTTGTACATGGCCATACCGCTTTGGATTACCCAGAACACTATGGAAACCGCGTAAATCTTGATGCGGGGGCCGGGTATTTTAGACCCTTGCATGCCGCGGTTTTTGAGGGCCGCGATTGTTGGCTGTTGTCAGATGCGGGGCGTAAACCTTTGAGGCCTTAGAGCGGCCAGCAGCGAGAACCATCCCAAGATGCCCTGCCCATGATGGCTGAGGTTCTTTTGGTCTGCGAACACCAGCAACTTGATGATTTTTTGAGGGCTAGGAGGTGACTGAAGCACCCACTGCAGCGGCAATTCATCCAGTAACAGCCAATAATAACCGTAATACACCTGCGGCGATAACCAGACAAAAAACCAAAATAGGACGAGTGCTATTAAAATGCGCGCGGCCCCGTTGTGACCGCGCGTTAGGCATCTGACCAAGACAGTCATGGCGACGCAAAGCAGCACAGACAGGACTCCCAGTCCAATCTGTCCCGGCAATGAAAGCGTGAAAAAGCTGTCCTCTGCGTAGATATTGACTACTCCGTCCAGTCCAGCACGACCTTACCGGAACCGCCCGACTTCATTGCCGCGAATCCTGCCTCGAAATTATCCACGTCAAAACGATGGGTTATGACACGGCTGACGTCCAAGCCGTTCTGCAACATGGCAATCATCTTGTACCACGTCTCGAAGATTTCGCGCCCATACACACCCTTGATGGTGATCGCCTTAAAAACGATGCGGCTCCAGTCCACCGGGCTTTTGCCGGGTGGTATACCCAACATTGCGATCCGCCCGCCCATGGTCATGGCCTCGACCATCTGATCCA
This genomic interval from Paracoccaceae bacterium contains the following:
- a CDS encoding invasion associated locus B family protein; translated protein: MRIYGFFVGLISALALAGLTAQAQEQSSNLVAEKTDWSVFEDTDPKECWGVAVPDETVNTRDGRVVAVTRGDILLMVLYRPAANANAQVTFNGGYPFASGSKVNISIGGSEFGLFTDGEWAWPENEAEDAKIVAAMKRGADAVVTGVSTRGTRTKDTFSLRGFTAALEEAEKRCAS
- a CDS encoding asparaginase yields the protein MTQAASMVEIWRGDFLESAHSGHAVICDASGDIVQAWGDPEQIVLPRSSSKMIQAIPLIASGAADQARLTTQHLALACASHNGAAIHTERVDAWLKAIDLKDDALRCGPQIPDDRAAREKLICDHESPCQRHNNCSGKHTGFLTLAKHLGAGPEYIDPDHPVQRACLEVFEACTQETSPGYGIDGCSAPNYAATLHGTARAMAHFASAPADSPEARLHEAMRLHPDLVAGEGRACTELMRAMNGKVAIKTGAEGVFIAILPEQKLGLALKILDGTTRASECAVAAILVKLGVLEPDHPATRKRLNAPITNRRDIQTGWVRPAADLA
- the serB gene encoding phosphoserine phosphatase SerB; amino-acid sequence: MYIATLLTAPSLRNLDPVLVEALRSAWGGTEAVWLAPGEAAEFALGHIPENRWNVWQDLQEQGVDLAVIPAQNRRKRMLLADMDSTMIEQECIDELADEAGIGSKVKDITARAMNGELDFEEALKARVGLLAGLPVTTIEKVLNERITYMPGGDVLLATMKANGAYAALVSGGFTDFTKAVAAKLGFDEDRANTLLSEGSILSGTVGMPILGKQAKVDALQEITMRLGFSDKEVLAVGDGANDLGMLKQAGMGVALHAKSTVAAQCDLRINHGDLTALLYLQGYPKSDFVAA
- a CDS encoding phosphoserine transaminase, encoding MAIQQSTSHAGVRKPITRPQNPRFSSGPCAKPPSHDLSKLASAPLGRSHRAAPGKAKLLQAIETTREILGVPAEYRIGIVPASDTGAFEMAMWSLLGERPAQMVAWESFGAGWVTDVAKQLKIEHTVHTAEYGEIVEMTALNYDNDVCFTWNGTTSGVRLPSGDVIPTDRKGLTLCDATSAAFAVDLPWDKLDVTTFSWQKVLGGEAAHGMLILSPRAVERLESYTPTWPLPKIFRLTKGGKLIEGIFKGETINTPSMLCVEDYLQALDWAKSVGGLRGLIARADANTAAIGSFVEDHDWIDFLAIDPATHSNTSVCLKFTNAQIEDGAAFAKAVAKRLADEGVALDIGAYRDAPAGLRIWCGGTVETQDIEAMLPWLAWAFESEIAS
- the serA gene encoding phosphoglycerate dehydrogenase; its protein translation is MAPIVLISDKLSEAAVQIFRDRGIDVDFQPEIGKDKEKLAAIIGDYDGLAIRSATKVTQKIIDAATNLKVIGRAGIGTDNIDKDAASKKGVIVMNTPFGNMITTAEHAIAMMFAVARQIPEASASTHAGKWEKSKFMGVELTGKTLGVIGAGNIGGIVCDRARALKMKVLAYDPFLGDEKAKKMGVEKVELDGLLSRADFITLHVPITEQTANILSAEAIAKTKPGVRIINCARGGLVDEDALAEALKSGHVAGAAFDVFAKEPANENPLFHLPNVVCTPHLGAATTEAQENVALQVADQMSDYLLTGAVTNALNMPSVTAEEAKVMGPWVKLSGHLGSFIGQMTDEPIKAINILYDGAVAEMNLEALNCSVIAGIMKMVNPDVNMVSAPFIAKERGIQISTTNQDKSGAFDGYVKVTVVTAKRERSVAGTVFSDDKPRFIQIKGINIDAEIGEHMLYTTNEDVPGIIGTLGQTMGDNGVNIANFTLGRNVAGGEAIALLYVDDAVPAEARAKLAETGMFTQIKPLQFDVA
- a CDS encoding metallophosphoesterase family protein; this translates as MRTPIYAIGDIHGQIDELHRVLGLIEADGGPDAKVVFVGDYVDRGENSRAVLQFLIDAQKARCNWVMIKGNHDRYLERFLDDMTILDPATRPDLFWFNPRLGGDKTMASYGVVAKEGMPVDLIHAAAIKAVPQDHRDFLAALPLMHKTDDLLFVHAGIRPKVPLDKQVEEDLIWIRQPFLDYHRSHGPLVVHGHTALDYPEHYGNRVNLDAGAGYFRPLHAAVFEGRDCWLLSDAGRKPLRP